A genomic stretch from Methylorubrum extorquens includes:
- a CDS encoding conserved protein of unknown function (Evidence 4 : Unknown function but conserved in other organisms): MSNRTEARVSAVLSGQAQPEAAWRDDFHARKAERRQHFERYVKGWKLQTCTACSGLGLYDHNRSPRCGCCNGTGKMRVAPSTALPRTEGA; the protein is encoded by the coding sequence TTGTCAAACCGGACAGAGGCGAGAGTGAGTGCCGTTTTATCTGGGCAAGCGCAACCTGAGGCTGCTTGGCGCGACGACTTCCACGCCCGCAAGGCCGAGCGGCGCCAGCATTTCGAGCGGTACGTGAAGGGCTGGAAGCTCCAAACCTGCACGGCCTGCTCCGGCTTGGGTCTCTACGACCACAACAGGTCGCCTCGGTGCGGGTGCTGCAATGGCACCGGTAAGATGCGTGTCGCTCCTTCCACCGCCCTACCCCGCACGGAAGGAGCCTGA
- a CDS encoding conserved exported protein of unknown function (Evidence 4 : Unknown function but conserved in other organisms): MTGVRRALGATRPLPRAVFGLACAAALAASAWPIGVEPAPEAPARPFDSQPGAASSGAALRRPLFDPGRRDWTARGSRAAILEGEPRRPVLTVRGIVVDGGKARVLIDDGSGDERWLGRGEGRDNWRITGIAPDSVTLDQNGRPFTAAFMGQPVTLRPLPLEPALRN; encoded by the coding sequence GTGACGGGTGTCCGACGTGCCCTCGGCGCGACCCGCCCGCTGCCGCGTGCGGTCTTCGGGCTCGCCTGTGCCGCGGCGTTGGCTGCCTCCGCTTGGCCGATCGGGGTTGAGCCGGCGCCGGAGGCCCCCGCACGGCCTTTCGACTCGCAACCCGGCGCCGCTTCGAGCGGCGCGGCGTTGCGCCGGCCCCTGTTCGATCCCGGCCGACGCGACTGGACCGCGCGAGGAAGCCGGGCCGCGATCCTCGAAGGCGAGCCGCGCCGCCCGGTGTTGACGGTGCGCGGAATCGTCGTCGATGGCGGCAAGGCCCGTGTGCTGATCGACGACGGGAGCGGTGACGAGCGCTGGCTCGGCCGCGGCGAGGGACGGGACAACTGGCGCATCACCGGCATCGCCCCCGACAGCGTCACGCTCGATCAGAACGGCCGCCCGTTCACCGCCGCGTTCATGGGCCAACCGGTCACGCTGCGACCGCTACCGCTGGAGCCGGCGCTTCGGAACTGA
- a CDS encoding conserved protein of unknown function (Evidence 4 : Unknown function but conserved in other organisms), with product MRMPLVEGQARPILFGVLAVGLILALVAGPIGEAVEAAAQIEVGRERLDRARAAASRPPLPIPLAGSSGEELLAIFRQRLESLAGARAAVVERDDIEADPDRPTLPRLRASVRGTAEGLHGLLHALETESPLVAVEEAELGIERAADRETGRLTVMRATLTARGVLIPPPAPGATP from the coding sequence GTGAGGATGCCGCTCGTGGAGGGCCAAGCCCGGCCGATCCTGTTCGGCGTGCTCGCTGTCGGCCTGATCCTCGCGCTCGTCGCCGGCCCGATCGGCGAGGCGGTCGAGGCGGCCGCGCAGATCGAGGTAGGCCGCGAGCGGCTCGACCGCGCCCGCGCCGCCGCGTCGCGTCCGCCGCTGCCGATACCGCTTGCCGGTTCAAGCGGAGAGGAACTGCTTGCGATCTTCCGCCAGCGCCTCGAGAGCCTGGCCGGCGCACGGGCGGCGGTGGTCGAGCGCGACGACATCGAAGCCGATCCCGACCGCCCCACCCTTCCGCGCCTGCGCGCCTCCGTCCGGGGCACGGCGGAGGGGCTGCACGGGCTGCTGCACGCGCTCGAGACGGAATCGCCGCTCGTCGCTGTCGAAGAGGCCGAACTCGGCATCGAGCGCGCGGCGGATCGCGAGACCGGCCGGCTAACGGTGATGCGGGCGACCCTGACCGCCCGCGGCGTCCTGATCCCGCCACCGGCGCCGGGAGCGACGCCGTGA
- a CDS encoding Fimbrial assembly family protein, with translation MSATETAASGRALSSLRASGRAALRDGLDTAAHWLGLSDTRRDRAPAVLTIRLGAPAETGLILIDRRAGEARSHRLDPAADDFGERLAAIRGGQAGVRAKILVDPAYCFVRTLNLPSAVLPRMRAVLAQELEAATPFRAESVHSDWYVEGEDAQARTIRVRHVVLKRTRLDPLLAALAQAGIAAGPVTVGRDEARSLPLDLLTGGHRALQSFTGGGRGGDLALIAGALLLLLGAFWGFRRHQEATLAALDAAFAAARRASGPAVQAPLRAGAAAILSGRAPPVVEAWDAVAQALPDTVAAASLRLDAEGAYLTLTASDEATPLAALAHLPGFAAPTLRLSQPDAGGRLRLLVELPRAGRGTRP, from the coding sequence GTGAGTGCCACCGAAACCGCCGCGTCCGGGCGCGCGCTTTCCTCGCTGCGGGCAAGCGGTCGGGCGGCCCTGCGGGACGGTCTCGATACGGCAGCCCATTGGCTCGGCCTGAGTGACACGCGGCGCGACCGCGCTCCTGCTGTCTTGACGATCCGCCTCGGGGCGCCCGCGGAAACCGGGCTGATCCTGATCGACCGCCGTGCCGGGGAGGCCCGCTCCCACCGGCTCGATCCGGCGGCCGACGACTTCGGTGAACGGCTGGCGGCGATCCGCGGCGGACAGGCCGGTGTGAGGGCCAAGATCCTCGTCGATCCGGCCTATTGTTTCGTGCGCACCCTGAACCTTCCGAGCGCCGTGCTGCCGCGGATGCGCGCGGTGCTGGCGCAGGAATTGGAGGCGGCGACACCGTTCCGGGCGGAGAGCGTGCACAGCGATTGGTACGTCGAGGGCGAGGATGCGCAGGCGCGCACGATCCGCGTGCGCCACGTCGTGCTCAAGCGGACGCGGCTCGATCCGCTCCTCGCCGCCCTCGCGCAGGCCGGCATCGCCGCTGGTCCGGTGACGGTTGGTAGGGACGAGGCGCGAAGCCTGCCGCTCGATCTTCTCACCGGGGGACACCGGGCCCTCCAGAGTTTCACGGGCGGCGGACGTGGAGGCGACCTCGCGCTGATCGCCGGCGCGCTCCTGCTCCTGCTCGGCGCCTTCTGGGGCTTTCGCCGGCATCAGGAGGCAACGCTCGCCGCCCTGGACGCCGCCTTCGCCGCGGCGCGGCGGGCGTCCGGTCCGGCGGTCCAGGCGCCCCTCCGGGCGGGGGCCGCCGCGATCCTGTCCGGACGCGCGCCGCCGGTCGTCGAGGCCTGGGACGCGGTGGCGCAAGCGCTTCCCGACACGGTCGCGGCGGCATCGCTGCGCCTCGACGCGGAGGGCGCCTACCTCACCCTGACGGCCTCGGACGAGGCCACGCCGCTTGCCGCGCTGGCGCATCTGCCGGGCTTCGCGGCGCCGACGTTGCGCTTGTCCCAACCCGATGCGGGTGGACGGTTGCGGCTCCTCGTCGAGCTGCCCCGCGCCGGCCGAGGAACCCGGCCGTGA
- a CDS encoding protein of unknown function (Evidence 5 : Unknown function), whose amino-acid sequence MLSVWGSKSRRRRILQDRRGRDRHGCGAAEAFVETLAASEVLDAAGRERALAALDRPGRRPLPVLLTELGLIHEAGRSPPR is encoded by the coding sequence ATGTTGAGCGTCTGGGGATCGAAGAGCCGTCGGCGGCGGATCCTGCAGGACCGGCGCGGACGGGACCGGCACGGGTGCGGCGCTGCGGAGGCCTTCGTCGAAACGCTCGCCGCGTCGGAGGTTCTCGACGCCGCCGGCCGCGAGCGCGCGCTGGCCGCTCTCGATCGCCCCGGCCGCCGACCGCTGCCCGTGCTGCTCACCGAACTCGGCCTCATCCACGAAGCGGGCCGCTCGCCGCCGCGCTGA
- a CDS encoding Acyl transferase domain protein, putative malonyl CoA-acyl carrier protein transacylase (MCT, fabD-like) (Evidence 2b : Function from indirect experimental evidences (e.g. phenotypes); PubMedId : 9642179; Product type e : enzyme), translating into MTLAVLLSGQGGQHPGMFDLTADWPAAAPVFAAAERVLGQDPRALVRTPGADLHGNRTGQILCCVAALAGWTLVQAAYPARTIVAGYSIGDLAAWGCAGRFDAETILRLAATRAEAMDAAAGDGAGLAGIRGLPIAAIETLAAAQGCELAIRNASDSAVIGGPSPALETLCVEALAAGALRAVVLQVRTPSHTPLLREASQRFEAALAEVQPLRPPPGAPRLISGLDGAPVFDVRAGLSKLARQISHTIDWAACLDACREYGCDTVLELGPGHALATMARNALPEARVHALEEFRSASGVIEWIGGR; encoded by the coding sequence GTGACGCTCGCGGTGCTCCTTTCCGGGCAGGGCGGCCAGCATCCGGGGATGTTCGACCTCACTGCGGATTGGCCCGCCGCCGCGCCGGTCTTCGCGGCGGCCGAACGCGTCCTCGGACAAGACCCGCGGGCACTCGTCCGCACGCCGGGGGCGGACCTGCATGGCAACCGCACCGGGCAGATCCTCTGCTGCGTCGCCGCGCTGGCGGGCTGGACCCTCGTGCAGGCGGCGTACCCCGCCCGCACGATCGTCGCCGGCTACAGCATCGGCGATCTTGCCGCCTGGGGCTGCGCCGGCCGCTTCGACGCCGAGACGATCCTGCGCCTGGCCGCGACGCGCGCCGAGGCCATGGATGCGGCCGCCGGTGACGGCGCCGGCCTCGCCGGCATCCGCGGGTTGCCGATCGCGGCGATCGAGACCCTGGCGGCGGCGCAGGGCTGCGAACTCGCCATCCGCAACGCCAGCGACAGCGCCGTCATAGGCGGCCCGAGCCCGGCGCTCGAAACACTCTGCGTCGAGGCGCTGGCGGCCGGTGCGCTGCGCGCTGTGGTTCTGCAGGTGCGCACCCCTTCGCATACGCCCCTGCTGCGCGAGGCCAGCCAGCGCTTCGAAGCGGCTCTCGCCGAGGTGCAACCCCTGCGCCCCCCGCCGGGCGCTCCCCGGCTGATCAGCGGTCTGGACGGCGCGCCCGTCTTTGACGTCCGAGCGGGGCTCTCGAAGCTCGCGCGCCAGATCTCGCACACCATCGACTGGGCGGCCTGCCTGGACGCCTGCCGGGAGTACGGCTGCGACACCGTGCTGGAACTCGGCCCCGGCCATGCCCTCGCGACCATGGCCCGTAATGCGCTCCCCGAGGCGCGGGTCCATGCCCTCGAAGAATTCCGCTCGGCCTCCGGCGTCATTGAATGGATCGGGGGACGATGA
- the mdcB gene encoding 2'-(5''-triphosphoribosyl)-3'-dephosphocoenzyme-Asynthase (Evidence 2b : Function from indirect experimental evidences (e.g. phenotypes); Product type e : enzyme), producing MSPLAALRALSPRDDRGPAADAIARSAATALRLELETYPKPGLVSHVDRGSHADMDADTFRVSTGAIMPFFRALALAGAAGASMPALRRIGLEAEAAMRAATGGVNTHRGAIFGLGLLCAAAGALKRPGAGALGALVRDRYGAAILDGPVLLHAPGARARRRHGVGGAPAEAAAGFPSLYRVALPALRRGRQCHPGDAEAARVEACLALIAHVEDTNLLHRGGTEGFAFARGEAARFLIEGGVAQPRWRARAEALHRAFVTRNLSPGGAADLLAMTLFVESVEASA from the coding sequence ATGAGCCCGCTCGCTGCGCTTCGAGCGCTTTCCCCCAGGGATGATCGGGGCCCAGCGGCGGATGCGATCGCGCGGTCCGCGGCGACGGCGTTGCGGCTCGAACTTGAGACCTACCCGAAGCCGGGCCTCGTCAGCCATGTCGATCGCGGCAGCCATGCCGACATGGATGCGGACACCTTCCGGGTGAGCACAGGTGCGATCATGCCCTTCTTCCGCGCCCTCGCACTCGCCGGTGCGGCGGGTGCGTCGATGCCGGCTCTGCGCCGCATCGGCCTTGAGGCCGAGGCGGCGATGCGGGCGGCGACCGGCGGCGTGAACACCCATCGCGGCGCCATCTTCGGGCTCGGCCTGCTCTGCGCCGCGGCCGGCGCCCTGAAGCGCCCGGGGGCCGGAGCGCTCGGCGCCCTCGTCCGGGACCGCTACGGTGCAGCAATCCTCGACGGGCCGGTGCTGCTCCACGCGCCCGGCGCGCGGGCACGCCGCCGCCACGGCGTCGGTGGCGCACCGGCAGAGGCCGCCGCCGGCTTTCCTAGCCTCTACCGGGTCGCCCTGCCCGCCCTGCGCCGCGGCCGGCAGTGCCATCCGGGTGATGCGGAGGCCGCGCGCGTCGAAGCCTGCCTCGCCCTGATCGCGCATGTCGAGGATACGAACCTGCTGCATCGCGGCGGGACGGAGGGCTTTGCCTTCGCGCGTGGCGAGGCCGCGCGGTTCCTCATCGAGGGCGGCGTGGCGCAGCCCCGCTGGCGCGCGCGCGCCGAGGCGCTGCATCGCGCCTTCGTCACCCGTAACCTCAGCCCCGGCGGCGCCGCCGACCTGCTCGCGATGACGCTGTTCGTGGAAAGCGTCGAGGCGTCCGCGTGA
- a CDS encoding phosphoribosyl-dephospho-CoA transferase (Evidence 2b : Function from indirect experimental evidences (e.g. phenotypes); Product type e : enzyme) — protein MAEAHRRHDLLDVEPVAWAAAVTARADLAEVPHVAAWVDDGRPVILRRSHPGEDAGLVPVGLPLPPRDGKRRIGLALPPDAVRPRAPVLLSEARAACPPSWAATLEAMIALGERHGLAPRPFGSLLWQSLTGLPYLSEGSDLDLLWPVPGAVPPRLMEGIAAIEARAPMRLDGEILLSDGGGVNWRELHGAGPGGTVLVKHCDRLALREAAALLAGDPE, from the coding sequence TTGGCTGAGGCGCACCGGCGCCACGACCTCCTCGACGTCGAGCCGGTAGCCTGGGCCGCTGCCGTGACCGCGCGGGCGGATCTCGCAGAGGTGCCGCACGTCGCGGCGTGGGTGGATGACGGCCGGCCGGTCATCCTGCGCCGCTCGCATCCGGGAGAGGATGCGGGCCTCGTGCCGGTCGGCCTGCCCCTGCCGCCCCGCGACGGAAAGCGCCGCATCGGCCTCGCCCTCCCGCCGGACGCGGTCCGGCCACGCGCGCCCGTCCTCCTGTCCGAGGCGCGCGCTGCATGCCCGCCCTCCTGGGCGGCGACGCTCGAAGCGATGATCGCCCTCGGCGAGCGCCATGGCCTCGCGCCGCGTCCCTTCGGAAGCCTGCTCTGGCAGAGCCTGACCGGCCTCCCCTACCTGTCCGAGGGGTCGGACCTCGATCTGCTCTGGCCGGTTCCTGGCGCGGTTCCGCCTCGGCTGATGGAGGGCATCGCCGCGATCGAGGCGCGGGCGCCGATGCGCCTCGATGGTGAGATCCTGCTGTCCGACGGGGGCGGCGTGAACTGGCGCGAACTGCACGGCGCCGGCCCCGGCGGAACGGTGCTGGTCAAGCACTGCGACCGCCTCGCCCTCCGCGAGGCCGCCGCCCTTCTCGCGGGAGATCCCGAATGA
- the mdcE gene encoding Malonate decarboxylase, gamma subunit (Evidence 2b : Function from indirect experimental evidences (e.g. phenotypes); Product type e : enzyme): protein MTLAEILASLFPEGHSVTVADGLVNGEGPFRGGRLAVIGIDGDTALGVDGACRLAGHVLDVVRRGGATPILVAIDSDSQRMSRRDELLGLNEYLAHLAKTLLLADAHGHPTVGLIYGHSAAGAFIATALATRVLVGLPGANPSVMDLPSVARVTKLPLDRLEAMAKDTPVFAPGLDNMVRTGAVQSVLDPERPLAEQIASVIDALPAEDTRDRAGHERGGRPVAEAIAAQVVREAAFG, encoded by the coding sequence ATGACGCTCGCTGAGATCCTGGCCTCGCTGTTTCCGGAGGGTCATTCCGTGACCGTCGCGGACGGACTCGTGAACGGCGAAGGCCCGTTCCGCGGCGGCCGGCTGGCGGTGATCGGCATCGACGGCGACACGGCGCTCGGCGTCGACGGCGCCTGCCGGCTCGCGGGCCACGTCCTCGACGTGGTGCGCCGGGGCGGTGCCACCCCGATCCTCGTGGCGATCGATTCCGACAGCCAGCGCATGAGCCGGCGCGACGAATTGCTCGGCCTCAACGAGTACCTCGCTCACCTCGCCAAGACGCTGCTGCTCGCCGACGCCCACGGCCACCCCACCGTCGGGCTGATCTACGGCCACTCGGCCGCGGGCGCCTTCATCGCCACGGCGCTCGCCACCCGCGTCCTCGTCGGCCTGCCGGGGGCGAACCCGAGCGTGATGGACCTGCCCTCCGTCGCCCGCGTCACCAAGCTGCCGCTCGACCGGCTGGAGGCGATGGCGAAGGACACGCCCGTCTTCGCGCCGGGCCTCGACAACATGGTGCGCACCGGCGCGGTGCAGTCGGTGCTTGACCCCGAGCGGCCGCTGGCAGAGCAGATCGCCTCCGTGATCGACGCGCTGCCCGCCGAGGATACCCGCGACCGGGCCGGGCATGAGCGCGGCGGACGACCGGTGGCCGAGGCGATCGCCGCGCAGGTGGTGCGGGAGGCCGCTTTTGGCTGA
- the mdcD gene encoding malonate decarboxylase, beta-subunit (Evidence 2a : Function from experimental evidences in other organisms; PubMedId : 10339824; Product type e : enzyme) — protein MSERIIDPAAKGWATSWYEASARARLDGLLDAGSFREVIGPEQRQMSPHLPLFDLPRAFDDGMIVGSGRLDGKPVLVAAQEGRFMGGAFGEVHGAKLIGLLRAALALKPDAVLILFDTGGVRLQEANAGETAIAEVMRAITKLRAAGVPVIGLIGGRAGAYGGGGLIAGTCSRLVVSEGGRISVSGPEVIETNKGAEEFDSRDRALVWRTMGGKHRRLTGGADAYADDTVAAFRQAALDQIGRAPAFDLATLEAEQARLEQRLTRFGDCRDGTEIWARLGVNDPEAVPALTTAAFDTLLASLGETTHDAR, from the coding sequence ATGAGCGAACGGATCATCGACCCAGCGGCCAAGGGCTGGGCGACGAGCTGGTACGAGGCGAGCGCCCGCGCACGGCTCGACGGCCTGCTGGATGCGGGCAGTTTTCGCGAAGTCATCGGCCCCGAGCAGCGCCAGATGAGCCCGCACCTGCCGCTGTTCGACCTGCCGCGCGCCTTCGATGACGGCATGATCGTCGGCTCGGGCCGCCTCGACGGCAAACCCGTCCTCGTCGCCGCGCAGGAGGGCCGCTTCATGGGCGGCGCCTTCGGCGAAGTGCACGGCGCCAAGCTGATCGGCCTGCTGCGCGCCGCCCTGGCGCTGAAGCCGGACGCCGTGCTGATCCTGTTCGATACGGGCGGCGTGCGCCTGCAGGAGGCCAATGCCGGCGAGACCGCCATCGCCGAGGTGATGCGCGCGATCACGAAATTGCGCGCGGCCGGCGTGCCGGTGATCGGACTGATCGGCGGCCGCGCCGGGGCCTATGGCGGCGGCGGCCTGATCGCGGGCACCTGCTCGCGGCTCGTCGTTTCCGAGGGCGGGCGCATCTCGGTCTCGGGGCCGGAGGTGATCGAGACGAATAAGGGGGCGGAGGAATTCGATTCCCGCGACCGTGCCCTCGTCTGGCGCACCATGGGCGGCAAGCACCGCCGCCTCACCGGCGGCGCCGACGCCTATGCCGACGACACCGTCGCGGCCTTCCGCCAAGCGGCCCTGGACCAGATCGGGCGCGCCCCGGCCTTCGACCTCGCCACGCTGGAGGCGGAGCAGGCGCGGTTGGAACAGCGCCTCACGCGCTTCGGCGACTGCCGCGACGGGACCGAGATCTGGGCGCGGCTCGGGGTGAACGATCCGGAGGCGGTGCCGGCCCTGACTACGGCCGCATTCGACACCCTGCTCGCCAGCCTGGGAGAGACGACCCATGACGCTCGCTGA
- the mdcC gene encoding Malonate decarboxylase acyl carrier protein (Malonate decarboxylase delta subunit) (Evidence 2b : Function from indirect experimental evidences (e.g. phenotypes); Product type e : enzyme) → MEKLSFRHTTQRALAGAKAQAITGVVASGNLEVLLERALAPTECTVEIETPIRGYGEVWAAVVADFVARSQPGGLRITINDGGARPDTVSLRLLQGARLMEV, encoded by the coding sequence ATGGAAAAGCTGAGCTTCCGACACACGACGCAGCGGGCCCTGGCCGGCGCGAAGGCCCAGGCCATCACGGGGGTCGTCGCCTCTGGCAACCTCGAAGTGCTGCTGGAACGCGCGCTTGCCCCGACCGAGTGCACCGTCGAGATCGAGACGCCAATCCGCGGCTACGGCGAGGTCTGGGCGGCGGTGGTCGCCGACTTCGTCGCCCGCAGCCAGCCCGGCGGCCTGCGCATCACGATCAATGACGGCGGCGCGCGCCCCGACACCGTGTCCCTACGCCTGCTCCAGGGCGCCCGGCTGATGGAGGTCTGA
- the mdcA gene encoding malonate decarboxylase, alpha subunit (Evidence 2b : Function from indirect experimental evidences (e.g. phenotypes); Product type e : enzyme) — translation MSGWGRERAARDARIEAGRAHAAGKVVTAADVVALLEAILQPGDRVCLEGDNQKQADCLARGLSQCDPARVHDLHMVQSGIVLPEHLDIFEQGIARRLDYSYSGPQGARIARMLYGGQIELGAVHTYLELFARYFVDLTPNVALIAGVSADRDGNLYTGPNTEDTPTVVEATAFKNGVVVAQVNEIVDRVPRVDIPGDRIDFVVEADRPFYVEPLFTRDPAAMTETQILMAMMAIKGIYAEYGIRRLNHGIGFGTAAIELLLPTYAERLGLKGQIATHWALNPHPTLIPAIESGWVKQVHCFGSEVGMDRYIRERSDIFFTGADGSLRSNRAFCQTAGLYACDLFIGSTLQIDLVGHSSTVTQNRVAGFGGAPNMGSDPHGRRHPSDTWMKAGREAQVTGDPALMRGRKLVVQIVETFGEGLVPAFVERLDALELARKIGLELAPVMVYADDVTHIVTEEGIANLLLCRTADEREQAIRGVAGYTEIGRGRDRAMVERLRQRGIVRRPEDLCIEPLDADRSLLAARSIKDLVHWSGGLYEPPAKFRNW, via the coding sequence ATGAGCGGTTGGGGTCGAGAACGGGCGGCCCGCGATGCGCGGATCGAGGCAGGCCGGGCCCATGCCGCGGGCAAGGTCGTGACGGCGGCCGACGTGGTCGCTCTCCTGGAGGCGATCCTTCAGCCCGGCGACCGGGTCTGTCTGGAGGGCGACAACCAGAAGCAGGCGGATTGCCTCGCGCGTGGCTTGAGCCAGTGCGACCCCGCCCGCGTGCACGACCTGCACATGGTCCAGTCCGGCATCGTGCTGCCCGAGCATCTCGACATCTTCGAGCAGGGGATCGCGCGGCGCCTCGACTATTCTTATTCAGGGCCGCAGGGCGCGCGCATCGCCCGCATGCTCTATGGCGGTCAGATCGAGCTCGGGGCGGTGCACACCTATCTCGAGCTGTTCGCCCGCTACTTCGTCGATCTGACCCCGAACGTGGCGCTGATCGCCGGCGTCTCGGCCGACCGGGACGGCAACCTCTATACCGGGCCGAACACCGAGGACACGCCGACGGTGGTGGAGGCGACCGCCTTCAAGAACGGCGTCGTGGTGGCGCAGGTCAACGAGATCGTCGATCGCGTACCCCGCGTCGACATCCCCGGCGACCGGATCGACTTCGTGGTCGAGGCCGACAGGCCGTTCTACGTCGAGCCGCTGTTCACCCGTGATCCGGCGGCGATGACGGAGACGCAGATCCTGATGGCCATGATGGCGATCAAGGGGATCTATGCCGAGTACGGCATCCGCCGGCTCAACCACGGCATCGGCTTCGGCACGGCGGCGATCGAATTGCTGCTGCCGACCTATGCCGAGCGGCTCGGCCTGAAAGGTCAGATCGCCACCCACTGGGCGCTCAACCCGCATCCGACCCTGATCCCGGCGATCGAATCGGGCTGGGTGAAACAGGTTCATTGCTTCGGCTCCGAAGTCGGCATGGACCGCTACATTCGCGAGCGCTCCGACATCTTCTTCACCGGCGCCGACGGTTCGCTCCGCTCGAACCGGGCCTTCTGTCAGACGGCCGGTCTCTACGCCTGCGACCTGTTCATCGGCTCGACCCTGCAGATCGACCTAGTCGGCCATTCCTCGACGGTGACGCAGAACCGCGTGGCGGGCTTTGGCGGCGCGCCGAACATGGGCTCGGACCCGCACGGGCGGCGCCACCCCTCCGACACCTGGATGAAGGCGGGGCGCGAGGCGCAAGTCACCGGCGATCCCGCCCTGATGCGCGGGCGCAAGCTCGTGGTGCAGATCGTCGAAACCTTCGGCGAGGGGTTGGTGCCGGCCTTCGTCGAACGGCTCGACGCGCTCGAACTGGCGCGCAAGATCGGCCTCGAACTCGCGCCGGTGATGGTCTACGCCGACGACGTCACTCACATCGTCACCGAGGAAGGCATCGCCAACCTCCTGCTCTGCCGCACCGCCGACGAGCGCGAGCAGGCGATCCGCGGGGTGGCCGGCTACACCGAGATCGGCCGCGGGCGTGACCGGGCCATGGTCGAGCGTCTGCGCCAGCGCGGCATCGTGCGCCGTCCGGAGGATCTCTGCATCGAACCCCTCGATGCCGACCGCTCCCTGCTCGCGGCGCGGTCGATCAAGGATCTCGTGCACTGGTCCGGCGGGCTCTACGAGCCGCCGGCGAAGTTCCGGAACTGGTGA
- a CDS encoding protein of unknown function (Evidence 5 : Unknown function), which translates to MMAWLRIRRPVHLPTPYIETRRNAAFCILACAIVNILHTIG; encoded by the coding sequence GTGATGGCTTGGCTGCGCATACGCCGGCCGGTGCACCTACCAACGCCGTATATTGAGACCCGCCGCAATGCAGCTTTTTGTATTCTCGCTTGCGCCATTGTCAATATCTTGCATACGATAGGGTAA
- a CDS encoding conserved protein of unknown function (Evidence 4 : Unknown function but conserved in other organisms) — translation MQQARERPDTEVEASRTVGGSARGGRPILMGGAMLRDFAIVATAFEVDVIEARLRGADSTVMALSTATGVTKAVRVMVGTPLVARLIGLDNPRSAMAYGGLMGTVSGVAGGLAATDPKLVPYGALTAAFHTGIGCLVGPSLLFLIVRALVG, via the coding sequence ATGCAGCAGGCCCGCGAGAGGCCGGATACGGAGGTCGAAGCCAGTCGAACCGTCGGCGGTTCCGCGCGGGGAGGGCGCCCGATCCTGATGGGCGGGGCGATGTTGCGGGACTTCGCCATCGTTGCCACCGCCTTCGAGGTGGACGTGATCGAGGCGCGCCTCCGCGGCGCCGATTCGACCGTCATGGCGCTCTCGACCGCCACGGGTGTCACCAAGGCGGTGAGGGTGATGGTGGGGACACCCCTCGTCGCGCGGCTGATCGGCCTCGACAACCCGCGCTCGGCGATGGCCTATGGCGGGCTGATGGGGACGGTCAGCGGTGTCGCCGGCGGACTTGCGGCCACCGATCCGAAGCTCGTGCCCTACGGCGCGTTGACCGCGGCCTTCCACACCGGCATCGGCTGCCTCGTCGGCCCGTCGCTGCTGTTCCTGATCGTACGGGCTTTGGTAGGGTGA